A genomic stretch from Edaphobacter aggregans includes:
- a CDS encoding nitroreductase family protein, which yields MTKNKKTLSQAIQERRASPSFDGAPIPPEDLKLILEAGLSAPSGYNMQPWRFIVVQSPEQKKRLRAASYNQAKVEEASAVIVACGDADGWRKDLDLMLQLGREGGMPESYAAQARSSVPNYLSSFTSEQMRAWLNKQVMLAFTHMLLMAEVMGYDTAPMEGFEQDKVHEVLRLPLSYWVVALLAVGHVNGSDKFYGGRFEMGHTVFGEEFGKPLK from the coding sequence ATGACGAAAAACAAGAAGACTTTGAGTCAGGCAATCCAGGAGAGACGAGCGAGTCCCAGCTTTGATGGAGCGCCGATTCCGCCTGAAGACCTGAAGCTGATTCTTGAAGCCGGTCTTAGTGCGCCGAGCGGATACAACATGCAACCCTGGCGGTTTATCGTGGTGCAGTCGCCGGAGCAGAAGAAGCGGTTGCGCGCGGCCAGTTATAACCAGGCCAAGGTCGAAGAGGCCTCCGCTGTAATTGTGGCGTGTGGCGATGCGGATGGGTGGAGGAAGGATCTCGACCTGATGCTCCAGCTTGGTCGCGAAGGCGGCATGCCAGAGAGCTACGCCGCACAGGCACGGAGCAGCGTTCCGAATTATCTTTCCAGCTTCACGAGCGAACAGATGCGCGCGTGGTTGAACAAGCAGGTGATGCTGGCGTTCACGCATATGCTGCTAATGGCTGAGGTGATGGGGTACGACACGGCTCCGATGGAGGGTTTTGAGCAGGACAAGGTTCATGAGGTGCTGCGGTTGCCGTTGAGTTATTGGGTGGTGGCACTGCTGGCGGTGGGACATGTGAATGGCTCCGACAAGTTTTACGGTGGACGCTTTGAGATGGGGCATACGGTGTTCGGTGAAGAGTTTGGCAAGCCGCTGAAGTGA
- a CDS encoding NUDIX hydrolase, whose product MTQDGSKIRAGREYPSAPMVGVAAVVVRSADVLLIRRGREPMLGAWSLPGGVLEVGETTAEGVAREVWEETGLRVRPVEMIAMLDRIVRDDVGRVRFHYVLIEWLCVVGEEPGIELVCGDDATDAVWVARSEIYSETYGLTEPTLGVIEKALKLAETIER is encoded by the coding sequence GTGACACAGGACGGATCCAAGATAAGGGCAGGACGCGAGTATCCTTCGGCTCCCATGGTGGGGGTGGCCGCAGTGGTGGTTCGTAGTGCGGATGTTTTGCTGATTCGTCGGGGGCGAGAGCCGATGCTGGGTGCGTGGTCGCTGCCGGGCGGCGTGCTGGAGGTGGGTGAGACAACGGCTGAGGGTGTAGCTCGTGAGGTGTGGGAGGAGACAGGGTTGAGGGTTCGTCCCGTGGAGATGATTGCCATGCTGGACCGGATCGTTCGCGACGATGTTGGGAGAGTGCGATTTCATTATGTGCTGATCGAGTGGTTGTGTGTTGTGGGGGAAGAGCCGGGAATTGAACTGGTCTGCGGTGATGACGCGACGGATGCTGTGTGGGTGGCGCGGAGTGAGATTTATTCGGAGACTTACGGACTGACGGAGCCTACACTAGGCGTGATTGAAAAAGCACTGAAGCTCGCGGAGACGATAGAGAGATGA
- a CDS encoding alpha/beta fold hydrolase, with product MKMAQRIVALLVLVLVVAGTVFFWNPLWVADQQIRYHLWREGVESKYVEAGGYRMHYFEAPAAKGTAGTPLVLVHGLGARGEDWRVMIPALAAKGFHVYAPDLIGYGRSPKPDANYSIAMEEAAVMHFMDAVHLSRADVGGWSMGGWIAMKLALDHPELVDRLVVYDSAGIYFPPAFGPELFVPTDAGGVRKLMATLSPEPHDLPDFVTRDVLRKFAHDGWVIQRSMVAMESGHDLLDFRLHQLERPTLIVWGGKDELIPLSVGEKLHELIPHSALRVVEGCGHMAPLECSKPVVASTVDFLRADPPIEGGEKVISAAK from the coding sequence ATGAAGATGGCGCAGCGGATTGTTGCTCTTCTCGTGCTCGTTCTGGTGGTGGCTGGTACGGTGTTTTTCTGGAACCCGCTGTGGGTGGCCGATCAACAGATTCGATACCATCTGTGGCGGGAGGGCGTCGAGAGCAAGTATGTAGAGGCTGGCGGCTATCGGATGCACTACTTTGAGGCTCCGGCAGCTAAGGGAACTGCAGGGACTCCCCTGGTGTTGGTGCATGGGCTCGGTGCGCGAGGCGAAGATTGGCGGGTGATGATTCCTGCTCTGGCGGCGAAGGGCTTTCATGTTTATGCGCCCGATCTGATTGGGTATGGGCGGTCGCCGAAGCCTGATGCGAACTACTCGATCGCCATGGAAGAGGCGGCGGTGATGCATTTTATGGATGCAGTGCATCTTTCGCGTGCCGATGTGGGTGGATGGTCGATGGGTGGATGGATTGCGATGAAGCTGGCACTGGACCATCCTGAACTGGTGGATCGATTGGTGGTGTATGACAGCGCGGGAATTTATTTTCCGCCGGCGTTTGGGCCTGAGCTGTTTGTTCCGACAGACGCTGGGGGTGTGCGGAAGCTGATGGCGACGCTCTCGCCGGAGCCGCACGATCTGCCGGACTTTGTGACGAGAGATGTGCTGCGGAAGTTTGCGCATGATGGGTGGGTGATCCAACGTAGCATGGTTGCCATGGAGAGCGGACACGATCTGCTGGATTTCAGGCTGCATCAACTTGAGCGCCCGACGCTGATTGTGTGGGGCGGGAAGGACGAGTTGATACCGCTCTCGGTCGGAGAGAAGTTACATGAGCTGATTCCTCACTCCGCGTTGCGCGTAGTGGAAGGCTGTGGGCACATGGCTCCGCTGGAGTGTTCGAAGCCAGTGGTGGCGAGTACGGTGGATTTTTTGCGGGCTGACCCACCGATCGAAGGTGGGGAGAAGGTTATTTCGGCGGCAAAGTAG
- a CDS encoding UbiX family flavin prenyltransferase has translation MSDSSLNSPHNITLAVTGASGSIYAAEMLRALAADARITKINFVASENSLRVIAEELQFSGRNDLPEKLLGASCPKLQHLTDNDIGANIASGSYPSDGMIILPCSMGTLAAIANGLASNLIQRAADVCLKERRPLILCVRETPLNRIHLRNMQLASDAGATIFPTIPTLYNLPQSTTEMARQFVNRVLAHIGLPQPGAYQWQPD, from the coding sequence GTGTCTGATTCCTCCCTCAATTCACCGCACAACATCACGCTCGCCGTCACCGGCGCCAGCGGTTCCATCTACGCGGCCGAAATGCTCCGCGCCCTCGCCGCCGACGCCCGTATTACGAAAATTAACTTCGTCGCCTCAGAAAATTCCCTACGCGTCATCGCCGAAGAACTCCAGTTCAGCGGACGCAACGATCTGCCCGAAAAACTTCTCGGCGCATCATGTCCGAAGCTGCAGCACCTTACCGACAACGACATCGGTGCAAACATCGCCAGCGGCAGCTATCCCTCCGATGGCATGATCATCCTTCCCTGCTCCATGGGAACGCTCGCAGCCATCGCCAACGGCCTGGCCTCGAATCTCATTCAACGCGCAGCCGACGTCTGCCTCAAGGAGCGTCGTCCACTCATCCTCTGCGTTCGCGAAACTCCGCTTAATCGAATCCACCTGCGCAACATGCAACTCGCATCCGACGCCGGAGCCACCATCTTCCCCACCATCCCTACGCTCTACAATCTTCCGCAAAGCACCACCGAGATGGCCCGTCAGTTCGTCAACCGAGTCCTCGCACACATCGGCCTCCCGCAGCCCGGAGCCTACCAATGGCAACCCGACTAA
- a CDS encoding YkgJ family cysteine cluster protein, producing MSDRLVQIVDIAVADAYHRGGHHLVCKPGCSQCCIGVFPIAHEDAGRLREGLATLIQTDPKRATRIRTRVAESLTRLNPWFPGDLTTGILNEDHEAAILFEEFANDEPCPVLDPTTGTCDLYKHRPILCRTFGPPMRTEENNLATCELCFIHASTEEIAACELDPTIPAQEQASNEAYNNAHNLHGQTLIAYALRGL from the coding sequence ATGAGTGATCGCCTCGTCCAAATCGTAGACATCGCCGTAGCCGACGCCTACCACCGCGGCGGACACCACCTTGTCTGCAAGCCCGGCTGCTCCCAATGCTGCATTGGAGTCTTCCCCATAGCCCACGAAGACGCAGGCCGCCTCCGCGAAGGCCTTGCGACACTCATCCAAACAGATCCCAAGCGAGCAACAAGAATCCGTACCCGCGTAGCCGAATCCCTGACTCGACTCAATCCCTGGTTCCCCGGCGACCTAACCACAGGCATCCTCAACGAAGACCACGAGGCCGCCATCCTTTTCGAAGAGTTCGCAAACGACGAGCCATGCCCCGTCCTCGACCCCACCACCGGTACCTGTGACCTCTACAAACACCGCCCCATCCTCTGCCGCACCTTCGGCCCCCCCATGCGCACCGAAGAAAACAACCTCGCCACCTGCGAGCTCTGTTTCATCCACGCGAGCACCGAAGAGATCGCCGCCTGCGAACTCGACCCCACCATCCCCGCGCAGGAACAAGCCAGCAACGAAGCCTACAACAACGCCCACAATCTGCACGGCCAGACCCTTATCGCCTATGCTCTCCGCGGCCTATAG